The window aatgaccagcaggatgatttcagaaaggcttgtagagacttacaGGAACCAATGCtgcgtgaaatgagcagaaccaggaaaacattatacacagcaacaggaagattatatgatgatcaattcagatgcaAGTGGCTCTTTTTGACAGCAAGGtgattgaagccagttccaacggtcttgtgatgaaaagagccatctgcaccagagagaggactgtgggaagtgagtgtgaatcacaatatagcattttcacttttttgttgttgttttctttctcatttttttcctttttgatctgatttttcttgtgcaacataataattGCGGagatatgcatagaagaattgcacatgtttaacatatattaggtcTACTCGCttatggaagaaggaaggagggggaagggaggagaaaaaatgaacatatggttttctaagggtgaatgctgaaaattacctatgcatatattttgaaaataaaaagctttaataaaaatatgtctAGATACACATACCTTATATATGGGCATAGATGTATATGTGttcatgtgtatgtatctatgtatgtgtgtgtgtatatacacatatatagatagatagagataggtAGAGATAAAACCATGGCCCTAGGCTATTGTCCATTGTGATTTCTAGCTACACCTCATGCAAGCAACACAAGTCtttaagcacacacacacacacacacacacacacacacacacatgttccCTAATATGCATATTTCCTAGTTACACTtttttctgtgtgtatctctTCCCCTAGGAGGACAGGAAAGGgaacagttgaaaaaactgaggcaggcagagtttaaattatttgcccaggatcacacagccagtaattcagtctgaggctgaattcatgtcttcctgactacaagtccagtattttatctactgtgtcaccacCTTTGgaagtatataaaattatgtttatgGGGAAAATCTTTCTTGTTAACTATCTTGCTATGACAGTGCATGTGAATACCTTTTGCTTTGAACTATCATCTATCTTTTGAgtgactagaaaaagaaatacattccTAATCCACATTCATAACTTACTTTGAATCTGGAGTAATGTTCACCAGACATACATGTAAAGGGTAAAAGGTgggtgctatatatatatatatatataaaaaaaaaaacacttgttaTTGAATTTTCCCCAACAGTCTCCTTTATTGATAAGAGGCTGTCTTTTCTGGGGAAGGAAATATTAAGCCAAGGTCCTATTCTGGATGCCTGGTTTCTTCTGCCTCATAGGTCctctgctgctgcttctgtcTTCTCCTTCTCTAGGTGTTTCTTCTGGGGACCCTGAGGTGAgataaaaagagaggaggaaaaggagaaggcaaagggtaggggagggagggaggaaaggagagacagagacagaaagacaaagacagagagagatggagagatgaaaagagagacagaaaaagacacagaataagagaaatgcaaacaagaaaaagagaaagattattaTTCTCAGTGTCACCTGGCTTTCTCACACATGTCCTCATAGGAATACACATGTGATACATTCAAGCACATAGGCTTATTATAATACCCTCATCATTTATTCAATTGAGTTCATTCACTTAATTCTTTGATTCATCTGTTCATTGACTCTCTGCTTCATCATTCATCACTCACCCATAACAGATTTAGAGGGCTCTTCAGAGTCTCCTCATTGAAGATCCTAGGCTATGCATTCTCCAGGGGAAGAACACAGGCTCAAACCCCTTTTCTGCCTACCCTCCTCCCCCAGGACAGGCTCTTTCATTGTACAAGGAAGGGACATACAAACAAGAAGTTTATAGGAGAAGCCAGATCCTTCCCCCACTGTCTCCTACCCTCCCTTTATCTTACCTGCTTCAACTGATAACTAATCTCCCTGGCCTTTAGTCACAAGTTAATAGTGGGAGGATTCTGAAACTGAAAGGAGTCTAGTCTTTAGAAGATTTCAGGGGTGAGGGAAGGCTCTCAGGCCAATAGGAAGTTAGGGAACTATTATTAGAGGAATCAAGCCCTAAGATATAGTTTACCATGAAGGCTCTCTTCTCCTGAGCTGTCTGGAATCTTCCATGTCCAAACTTTGAGGTGGTATCAATGAATTTTAGCTCAATGTTTTCCAGAGTCCGCCGGCTTCGGTGCACCAGGAGGGACTGGAGGAGATGGGGATAGGAGCCACATGAGTTCAGCCTAGAGTCTAAAAGTCAGGATCACAACCCTCAAAGCCTACCTCTGAACTATAATCTATGATATGAAAAATTGTCCCTGGGCCCTTTCCCTGCTCCCTATCCCCCTGCCAATCCTGACCCTGTCCCTCTGCCTAAATGTCACCTTTCCCATCAAAGATCATTTCCTCTAAGAAGTCTTCTCTGACCATTTTAGTCCTTACTTATTGTGAGCCTCTAAAGTTCTGAGTCTTAACCTCTCAATTACCGTCTCTTGTCCTGTTCTGTTACCACTGTCTTTGTGTCTACCTCACCCCCTCCCACTCCAATCCCCAACTATGAGATTAGAGCTTGGGTCTGCTTCTCCTCTGACTCCCTATTCCTCTCAAGACTTAAGACCTCCCTAAAGGCAAGATCTAGAGCTGCTGTCTTTGCCTGTCAAGTGCAGGGACCAAAGGGTGGGTCTTGGTCTCCTTTTCCTCTGTCTTCTTGTAAGCGTAGAAACCAAATTCAAAACCACCAAACTGGGTACATGAGGTTCTCATAAAGACCAATAGGATCAGCTCATGCAGTCAGTCCCTCCTTGCCCCAAGATaaccattctttctttcctgaccTTTCGGAGAGTGATGACACGCTTCTTGGTCCCAGCAATGCAACCCTTCAGCATCACGAAATCATTATTCACTTCACCATAATGTGGGAAGCCCCCCTAGAATCAGTTGGACATCAGGATCAGAGCCAGAAATAAGAATAGAACTGTGTCCAGTTCCAAGAGAGGGGAGGTCTGTTTCCTACCCTCCCTCAACCTTCTGAAACACAGAAGCCACTGAGACTTGGGGAATAGGGCACAAAAGATGGGCCTGTGCTAACTAGACCTTTCAGACAATCCCAAAATACTTCTGCCTCCCATCTTTACCCTCCGGCTGAAGGGTCCAAGAGCCAAACCCAGACAGTGGTTAATGATAGAGccaagacagagacaaaaactcTCAGTCATTACACAAAGTGGTACATGGTGATCTCAGGATTTGAAGGGGAGCTCTCCACCCAGCCTGCCACTCACCAGGGGTGTGATGGATTTGTCTGTCACGTCATAGCTGGTGGATGCATTGTTCTTAACCACTTTCCCATCTTTCACATGGATCCCATGGCCAATTCGATAGATCTAGACATGAGGGTAAGGTAGTTAAGTCTCCTCAGCAGTTAATCATTGGATTTGCTCCACCACCTGCTCTTTAGAGGCTGGGAATACTGAAGCCACAGATAGGCACAATCATTGCTCAGAGATAAATTATCAGTTCACTTTGGGAGTATTCCCTGCAAAATATGGAAATTCTAGTTCAGTTTTTCCTTGTTCTATCTAGCTTTCTCTTGGACTCATTCTCTCTGAGATTTGTTATTGAGTAAGTAGGTAATATAAATCCATTTAGTACCAAACTGCAAATCCATTTTAGTACtcccaaaagaataaataaatgaatgaataagtaaattaattaatgtATAAGTACATCAACtaataagtgaaaaaatgaatgaatgtgtcAGTGAATAGATGAATGAgtgcatgaataaatgaatgagtgttTCAGGGAGAGAGAAGGACAGGTATAGGGGATGACTAGAAGCTATGAGCACCTTTTTATTGAGTTCTGTTCTGTGATGGTAACCTTTCTGGCCAGCTCGAGCAATGGAGTAGCCCACCCTCGCAGGATGCCAGGCCCCAATACAGGCCACTTTACGCAGTCCCTTGTGAGTTTTTCGTGGGAGTTTCTTGGCATGCCAACGACTGGTGACCCctagaaagaataagagaaggaaTAGGTCTTTTTTAGGAGCTCCTAATGGGCCTGTGTCACAGACAGGGTTAGAGGAAGCAGAAATACTACAACTCCTACCCACCCAAGAAGTCTTCCCTAAGCACTGCAGTTTACACTGATGTCCCATTTTAATCACACAATTCGACCTGCCCTGCTTTGTTCCATTTTTATTGTGTGAACTTTGTCTCCCATTTCAGTGCAAAGTCTGAGTCTCCTCCTTTTGTCTTCTCCTACCAACTGCATGTAGGGATCAGGATGTCTTTTCTCTACTTTTAACAACTTCAGATTAGGAAAACGGAGAAGTTTGACAAGCACTCCGTTATTATAAGACTGGCTACCTCTCAGAAGTCTTTCCTGTCTCTTTCACTCGGCATCAACCCTATTTCCCCTCAAACCAACTATTGAAACATCACCTTTCATGCCCCGGCCTTTTGTAACTGCAATCACATCGATCACCTCACTCTGGCTGAAGACCGTGTGCACGGACACCTGTTTCTCTAGCCGTGCTCGCGCCCATTCCACTTTCTCAGCTATGGTACCTCCATTCAGCTGGATCTCCATGATGTGAGCCTTCTTCTGCCGGAATGGCAGCAGTTTCATCTGTTCCGGATAGATCCCAGGTGGTGCCAACCTGATCACCTTCTCCAAGGGCACCTTATACCCTGGGCATTGTAAGCAACCTCCCCTCCCCCTAGGAGCAGCTAGATTTGCCCCTGGCATACTTATAGGGTGGCTACTAGCTTTAGAGAAGGATACTTCATTTCATAGAAAGATCCTGTTAAAAGGTGAAGAAACTTGGCTCTTCTGATCAATACACTGATCCAAGAaagttccaaaagactcatgatgaaaaatactatctacctcaAAAGAGACAAATGATAAACTCTGAGAGctaattgaaatataattttctttctttctttcttttttctttatttcttttttgagatgtgtctaataaggaaatgtttttcatgatttcacatgtataattgatatcagattgtttgtcttttcaatgactggaggagtgggagggagggaaagaatctggaactcaaaatttaaaaagaaaaagatgttaaaaacaaataaataaatttttaaacagTTATATCATGCAAATTCTAAGTCACAATAACTTCTAGACTCCTAGATTTTCCCAAGCAATTCTCTTTCTCCAGCCTCCCACCCCCACTCATTATGGATCATCTTCTGTTGCCTCTGTTTTCACTCTCCTTTCCTAagctttataaacatttttacttgACCCCTAAATTCTACTTtgctcttttctttcaaaaaattgtatatttgtttagaaatggggaaagtgaggcaaaagaCTATGGAAAAGACATATCCTAGAGTCCCTGAATTTTAGCTATGGGGCAGAGCACAAGAACTCTAACCTCAATACAATTTATTCCTCATCTTAAACCATAGAACTGCACTACTTGGCAAACTCAAACTCTTCCCTTGAGCTTGGACTCACTCATGGCCTATTTTTAGCCTGACATTTGAAACAAGTGCCTCTGAGCTGAGAAGGGCCCTATGGAGGCTCAACAACTGCCCAGAATGGGAGCCTTCCAGAGCTGCAGCCAGACTGACCTGGGTGTGGACAATGACACGGATGACCTTGCAATACTTCTTCATGGAGGCAAAGTCTTTCTGCAGCCGCTTCTTCCCATCTTCATCTCGCCATTTCTGGCAGGCCTTGGTGAATGCCTTCTTTTTGCTCTTGTACCTAAGAGTAGAGAGGGTTCCACTTACTCCATGCATCCCATTTAGTGGGTCCCTTTAGTCCCCATGGTCAACTGGGTCATTCAGGACTATAACCACAATGCCTGATGGTCACTCCAACTTTCATAGTCACATAGGCCATGGTTGGGCTCAGTGGTCATTCTGAACTGTGGCCACTCTACCTAATGGTCCATTCCAGTTCCCACTCTGGCCTTTGAGGGAACACCAGCTTCAGGACCCACTCTGATCTCACTGGTCACTCTGGCCAATATATATTGCCTCTCTTCCCCAGGGTTGCTCTATCATATGGGCACATTGGTCCCTGATTACTCTGGTTTTAGTGGCCCTACTCACCAGTTCTTGTAGAAGCGGCGGCGACATTCATCACTAAGATGCTCTGCAAAGATGGTCTTGAAGCTCCGAAGGCCCCGTGGAGTGGCCACATAGCCTACGATTCCTACCACAATCACAGGTGGGGTCTCCACAATGGTTACAGCCTCTACTTCCTCCCTTTTGGACACCTCTGGGGGAGAAGTACACAGGGAAGGTGAGGTGACCCAAGTGAGATCCTGTAATACAGCTCTAGAAGATCATTATGTGTAAGAGATATAGCACTGGGAGAAGAGGGGGATTCCTGACCCCTAAAAATACtcatcacctgtaaaatgtgaACTATATTAGAAGATCCTTAAGCTATTCATATATCCATAAGACTATCATTCAATGGAAATATGAGTTAGACTTAAGCTATTCATATATCCATAAGACTATCATTCAATGGAAAGATAAGTTCTGTTTAACCATAAAAGACAGAACTAAGACTAATAGGTAAAAAAATTATAGGGATAGAGATTTCAGCTCAGCatgaaaaagaaatcccaaacaagtggaatgggctgctgCAATAAATAGTTACTTGTCAATCACTGAAAGTTTTCAGAGAGGCTAGATATTCATCAGGGATGCTAAAGAAGTGATTTCTACGTGAAGTGGGAGATTAtatcagataaaggaaatatGAGAATCAATCTACCTTTCAGATTCTGAGTCTGACATTGAACTAAAcaaattttggggggaaactaAAATCAAAAGACTTATGGTGTCTTCTAAATGGGACTGCAAAAGAATGTAAGTATTTCTCAGAGCAATATGGAACTTTTTCAGAAATTaatcatgtattagggcacaaaGATATtgtaaaacaactttaaaaagcaGCAGTGCTAAAGACATTATTTatagatcataatgcaataaaaatagtcATCAATTCAAATTCTGAGTCTGAAAGGCAAAGCTATAACTAGCCTCACAGTTAACAGGACTTTATTTGCCTGAGGATGCTAATCTCCAGATTAGAAGTGGGGGAATATTTCCCTCTTCATTGACCTCTATCCTAGTGCCTTAATTCCTAGTCTTTTGCTGGTCACCAATACTGTAGGGTGCCTGTCCCTTGGCCCCCATCCCTGGTGTTTCATTGTATAATATCCCTTTCATTGAGGCTACCTTCTCCCCTGAAATTCTAGGAGACTATCTTCCTTCCCAGCATTACTACTTCTGCAGTAAGACTGGCCTTGTTGTCCCCAGTCACCCAGATGTTTCTGCCTCCAGACAAAAAATAACTCCATGTTACAAAAGACTATGTCCCATAAGCAGTGATCCCTTCTCCCCTACCCAAATTCCTGTCATTTACTCACTGAGTCCAGGCCGATGGACTTCACGCAGGGTGTGGGTCATGCCAGCTTTGTAGCCCAGGAAGGCCGTGAGATGTACTGGTTTCTTTGGGTCATCCCGGGGCCAAGTCTTCACCTTCCCCCGGTGTCTGTGACTCCGCTTTTGGGGCAGGAAGCCCAGGTGGCCGTGCCGAGGGGCTGAAAACTTCCGATGGGACTAAAGGGTCaatgatgtgaaagaaaaatcattgcgGGGCCTCAGCAGagactctttctgtctctgtctttctttgtgaACAGAAGGCACAACTGAGTGAGATATAGCTGGGTCCTTTGgcaaggaaggggagagggtaGAATAGCCCAAGGATTCTTCAagcagaagagaaagggagatgtTCAAGATTAGGGGCTAGAGTAGGTTCCCGTTGTGTCTAGACTGTTATTATTTGTCCCCAGAGCTTTACAATTTCTTATATTCTCCAATAGTATTTCAGACAACAAAGAGAtggtttaaaatgaaatgaagtcTTTGAAAACAGAATCTAATCACCCCCACTATACATAGACACAATTGGACCCAAAGACAGAAACATATATGGAGATATAAAGATTCCCATATCAGCTCACAGACACAGACCCCTACACACACGGGGGAAGGaaagtatagtagaaagagacTAAACTTAGTCAGAAGTTAAACTTGGACAAGAGACATCTTTCTAGGATTCTGTTTTCTCATgtcaaatgaaagaattggactagattgtccctttcagctctaccACATACAGTCCTATTACAAGTGTGTCCTTTGACCTGTcagccaatcaataagcatttatcaagcacttactctGGGCCAGCTGCTGAGCTAAGTGACTATGAAGAAATGAGACCTACAACTCAGAGAGATGGTCACAAACTCACCTACCAACATGctcacatttttatatatagacTCAGAGACAGACATAAAAAACACCACTATATTGATAGATATGGATatgttcatatacacatatatgtgtggatatacatggtttcatttttcatattcatattcatatattgtttcattttatgaaaatgaaacaatatctaGAAGGTTTTCACCCTGAGCATAACCATAACTAACAATGGGTTGACTGAAGCTTTTCCCCAGGACACTGAAACAGGGAGGGGAAGTAGAGACTTCCTTCTATGAATAACCTCCTTCCAGCCAGAACTGCATCTTCAATCAGATTCCCACTAGTGCAGCCCAACACAAGGCAGCTTTTCCTCTTGCCAGGCTCCCAGATGCCACCTTTCAAGGTTCCCATCATTTTCAGAGGAAGCCCAGTCAGACTTTCTGACAGATTGATCACCCCCATTCACAGCATGATTCACAAATGGAGTGGATTATCGCTctataccaccaccaccaccaccattccAATCTTATGGcaacatttctattttctttcatttttttactttaaatttttcttttttcctccctcatttatatatagacaaaaattttaacatttgtttttttaaattttaagttctttcccttcctctctttcccctcctccatgaaaagacaagcaatttgatataaataatACACATGCAGTTATGGCAACAATTCTAGTTATAGCTCTGACATCAGTAACAACTCTAGTTATAAGTCTGGCATGGAGACCCTGGATAGATATCCTCATCTATAACCATGTGTGACTGCTGGACTATAAGCTCCATGAGAACAGGAATGATCTTGTTTCATCTTTATCTCATACAGTACCTTGCACAAACTTAACTCTCTCAAAATCTATAAAGTCTTCCCTGCTGGTACCCTTTCACCACCCCAGTCTGAGACCATCCTCCGACAATAAATAGCCTTTCGAAAGAATCAGataattagcttttttatttgccaGGTTCATCCATTAAAGCCTTTCCAGCTTTATGTGCCCCCTGAATTTATGCCCTCCGGTATAAAAGAATCCAGGATAGTTTACATGCCATAGCAAGGCTTCCGAGGAGGACATTTTTAGTGTTACAgagaataggtacttaataaaggtttgtggAAGTAATTAATATTGGTAGCATCCTCAAACATGCCCACCTGGCTGCTGTGCCCCAAAAGACTAGGGTTTTTTATTTACTCTCTCAATCCCACTCAAGGCAACCTATCCTCCCAACAGTAAAAAACACCCACAGAGAACCTCAAAATCCTAACCTCCTGGATCCTAGGCTTTGCCTACCATAATCAGGCAAAGGATCTCTTAAGACAGCCCAGGAGCACAAGATCCTATAGTACCTCTAGAGGGAACCTGCCCTATCACTGCCCCCTCCCAACATAAACTGCCGCCCCCAAGCCTAAGCTCAAACTGACCATGGCCGCCTTGCAAGTTCTTGCTGGGCAGAAGGGCACCTCCTGGACTGGCTGCTGATGGCTTCAAATGCCCCAGATCAGACACAGGCACAAATTTAGCTCCTGGCTCTATTCTCGATGAATTCATTTCACCCATGATGGACAGAAGGGCAAGCCAGGGGCAGAGCACCCCCTTCAGGAACATTCCCCTGGGTCGGGGTAGGCAGCAAGCCAGAGCACTAGTCTTGAAGGCATAGCCCAAGGCTGGAGAGGCTGAGAAGTGAGGCTTCAGGGTGGGGGTTGAGGGATACAGTGGAAGATCTAAggattccttttcttcctctagcCCCTGCTTTCTGGCTCACTTACCTGCATCGCAGGCCCTGTCAGCCAGATTTCTTCCAGAGAAGTGCCACTTGACCAACCTTGGCGGCACTGCCCTGAGGCTATTAAAAGCTTTATTGCCAAGAGGGATTTTAGAGATCCTCTAGTTCAAATCCCTCGTTTTTCATCTGAGGAAACAAAGCCCTGAGAAGTTAAAAGTGACTTGGTCATGGTATTGAAAAGCAGAGCCATgtcttccagttccaaattcagtgctcttttttttttctccaacaaaaaaggaagaattaactAAAACAAGTGCTGCATTGAGACACAAAAGACACTGTCAACACTTCTGGTGCAACCCTCATCCCCTTACACCTGGATTATTGAACTAAACTGTTCATGGGTCCACCTGCCTCTGATCTCTCCCCTCTCtagtttatttcctctttattctgcATAACAGGGCTTCTTCaatttttccactcatgaccctttttaatttctgaaatcagtctgctcatcaatttttttaaaataacagctttttattatcaaaatatatgcaaagatagttttcaacattcactcttgaaaaacctggtgtttcagttttttcctcccttcttttcccccattccctcccctaggcatcaagtaatccaacatgttaaacatgtacaattcttctgtacatatttccacattattctgcacaagaaaaatcagatcaaaaagggaaaaaaatgagaaaaaaagcaagcaaacaataataacaaaaaaatgaaaatattgtgaTTCACAATCAATCCCTACaatcctctttctagatgcatatgggtctctccatcacaaatctactgggattgcctgaatcacctcattgttgaaaagagccaaatccatcacagttgatcaacacataatcttcttgttgctctgtagagtgttctcttggttctactcacttcattcagcatcaattcatctaagtctgcccaggtctttttgaaatcatcctgctgatcatttcttataaaataataatatgatattacattcatatagtataatttattcagccattccccaactgatgaacatccactcaatttccaattctttgccctctacaaaaaggactgacatttttgtacatgtgggttcttttccctcttttatgatctctttaggatacaggacCAGTAACAAGATTGTacagcaaagtttcttaaactgggGATCACAACTTCATATGGGATcaagtaactgaatgtggaggtcatgaaattatggtttattatcagtaaatgtttgatctctacacctattttatatacctatatacttggggTCATGCAAAAAGTTGCTGAAATAGTAATGCAGACacagtgatttcagaaaagcctgtaaagacttacatgaactgatctgaGTAAAGTGAGCACAACCAAGAGAACACACTGCATAGCAATAATAAGATCATGTGtggtcaactgtgatgaacttgtctattctcaacaataaggtgattcaagtcaattccaatagacttgggatggaaaatgctaatcacatccagagaaagaactatggaaactggaTATGGATTGAAACacaacattttcatctttttttgtttgtctgtttccccttttgatctgatttttcaatACATGACAAGTGTGAAAATAGGTTTAAgatgattgtacatatttaacctatatcagattgattgctgtcttggggacaggaagataagggaggggtggagaaaaatcaatgttgaaaattatctttacatgtatttggaaaaataaaatactattgagaaaaatttatgaaaagaaattttgctgtatataatttgttttgtacatatttgatttcatgttgttttccacattagattgtaaactccttgaaggcaggaactgtcttttgtctctttttgcatGCCCAGGGTTtaacaatgtctggcacacagtgggtatttagtatttatttgctAAAAGAACTGTGTGCCATATTGAGCCACAAAAGAACCAATTCACTTACTAGATGCCAGCTGTTGAGCTAAGAGCTTTACTCTTATCTCATTTCAATCTTACAACTACCAGTAGGGGGAGGAGTTACATTTTACATGTAATCTCTGTCCTAAAGTCCATCAGCATGGGATTCTCTCTTTATAGAAGAGATGAATCCTATGTCCTGCTTGAGGAACTGGGCAGAGTTAGAGAGAGATGAGTCCTTCAGTGAGTCCTTCTTTCAAGATTTTCCAATTGG of the Sarcophilus harrisii chromosome 1, mSarHar1.11, whole genome shotgun sequence genome contains:
- the RPL3L gene encoding 60S ribosomal protein L3-like, which produces MSHRKFSAPRHGHLGFLPQKRSHRHRGKVKTWPRDDPKKPVHLTAFLGYKAGMTHTLREVHRPGLKVSKREEVEAVTIVETPPVIVVGIVGYVATPRGLRSFKTIFAEHLSDECRRRFYKNWYKSKKKAFTKACQKWRDEDGKKRLQKDFASMKKYCKVIRVIVHTQMKLLPFRQKKAHIMEIQLNGGTIAEKVEWARARLEKQVSVHTVFSQSEVIDVIAVTKGRGMKGVTSRWHAKKLPRKTHKGLRKVACIGAWHPARVGYSIARAGQKGYHHRTELNKKIYRIGHGIHVKDGKVVKNNASTSYDVTDKSITPLGGFPHYGEVNNDFVMLKGCIAGTKKRVITLRKSLLVHRSRRTLENIELKFIDTTSKFGHGRFQTAQEKRAFMGPQKKHLEKEKTEAAAEDL